Proteins encoded in a region of the Granulicella sibirica genome:
- a CDS encoding N-acyl-D-amino-acid deacylase family protein yields MLLLRNALIVDGSRATPYAGSVLVSEGKIKAVGEVDAPADASVIELDGAVLSPGFIDLHSHSDLKVLENRREKSDQGITTEVVGNCGFSPYPCGHHADLLGEQNEGILNGEACWPSARGYLDAVRAASRLVHVESLIGHGALRTAGLGKDANTTELRDLDGLAGALDEALTEGAIGFSTGLMYAPGSQAPFAELEALCRVVAKHDKLYTSHMRSYSWELLESVDEQLELARRTGCRVQISHLQAVGRENWYKQCVALEKIEEARVAGIDIGFDCYPYLAGSTVMTQLLPQSALVGGLAGMLGVIASSRGDLERALNEETAQGWEDIFVSSLHSAENKELIGKPIAEISEARGTAPAATVLDILLEERGRVNIVAFNQSEANLKMLLTHPLASIITDGFYVAQRPHPRLAGAFPTFLGEFVRTRKWLSLSEAVRKITAAPAARLGLRDRGLLTPGAIADITIFDPETIGSRATFESPSVAPTGIHLVIKGTLLLPKSSSLLDGRGILRSGRPLAHAIVSHPSTSDTIGELHYER; encoded by the coding sequence ATGCTTCTTCTGCGGAATGCACTGATTGTTGATGGTTCGAGGGCTACTCCCTATGCGGGGAGCGTGCTGGTGAGTGAAGGGAAGATCAAGGCGGTTGGGGAGGTGGACGCCCCGGCGGATGCGAGTGTCATTGAACTGGATGGGGCTGTGTTGTCGCCCGGATTCATCGATCTGCATAGCCATTCGGATTTGAAGGTATTGGAGAACCGGCGCGAGAAGAGTGACCAGGGAATCACGACGGAGGTGGTTGGGAACTGCGGGTTCTCGCCCTATCCGTGTGGGCACCATGCGGACCTGCTAGGGGAGCAAAATGAGGGGATTCTGAATGGTGAGGCGTGCTGGCCAAGCGCGCGTGGATATCTCGACGCGGTAAGGGCGGCTTCGCGTCTTGTGCATGTGGAGTCCCTGATCGGGCATGGAGCCTTGCGGACGGCGGGGTTGGGGAAAGACGCGAATACGACGGAGTTGAGGGATCTGGATGGGCTTGCAGGCGCGCTGGATGAGGCGCTCACGGAAGGGGCGATCGGCTTCTCGACCGGATTGATGTACGCGCCGGGTTCCCAGGCCCCGTTTGCAGAGCTGGAGGCTCTTTGCCGGGTGGTCGCGAAGCACGACAAACTGTACACGAGCCACATGCGAAGCTATTCCTGGGAGCTTCTGGAGTCGGTGGACGAACAGCTCGAACTGGCACGCAGGACGGGATGCCGGGTGCAGATCTCACATTTGCAGGCTGTTGGACGGGAGAACTGGTACAAGCAGTGCGTAGCTCTGGAGAAGATCGAAGAAGCGCGGGTTGCCGGGATCGATATCGGGTTCGACTGCTATCCGTATCTGGCTGGAAGTACGGTGATGACGCAGCTTCTGCCGCAGAGCGCCCTTGTCGGCGGCCTCGCGGGGATGCTGGGCGTGATCGCGTCATCGCGCGGGGATTTGGAGAGGGCGCTGAACGAGGAGACGGCGCAGGGCTGGGAAGACATCTTCGTCTCTTCGCTGCATAGCGCCGAGAACAAGGAGCTAATTGGCAAACCCATCGCCGAGATCTCCGAGGCCCGCGGAACGGCCCCTGCGGCGACGGTGCTGGATATTCTTTTGGAAGAGCGGGGGCGGGTAAACATCGTCGCGTTCAACCAGAGCGAGGCGAACCTGAAGATGCTCCTGACTCATCCGCTGGCGTCCATCATTACAGACGGCTTTTACGTGGCGCAGAGGCCGCATCCCCGGCTTGCAGGGGCGTTTCCGACGTTCCTAGGCGAGTTTGTGAGAACGCGAAAGTGGCTTTCCCTGAGCGAAGCAGTGCGCAAAATTACGGCGGCTCCGGCAGCTCGTTTAGGGCTTCGTGACCGTGGCCTGCTTACTCCGGGCGCAATTGCGGATATCACGATCTTCGACCCGGAGACGATCGGAAGTCGGGCTACGTTCGAGTCGCCGAGTGTAGCTCCAACCGGGATTCATCTCGTCATCAAGGGAACTTTACTCTTGCCGAAGTCGTCCAGCCTATTGGACGGGCGCGGTATTCTTAGGTCGGGACGGCCACTTGCGCATGCTATCGTGAGCCATCCATCGACCTCTGACACGATAGGAGAACTCCACTATGAACGCTAG
- a CDS encoding amidohydrolase family protein, translated as MVDCHTHLWKAEDWSEEMEREASIARGAPAQIDISEEDHWAAMEPVDRAIVFGFHSSHLGLVVPNDRVKDYVAQHPEKLIGFACLDPLEPDYLDEMKKVFLRDGFRGLKLAPIYQNFHPMDERMLPVYTFCEKQAIPVLIHQGTTFPRRAPLKYALPIQVEDVALAYPDLKIVVAHMGHPWVEDAVVLIRKQPNVYADISALYYRPWQYYNALMLAQEYGCGHKLLMGSDYPFTTPAETIASLRNVNHIIGNSGLPRITEKLTEGIIERDTIKLLALD; from the coding sequence ATGGTTGATTGTCACACCCACCTATGGAAGGCCGAGGATTGGAGCGAAGAGATGGAGCGCGAGGCCAGCATCGCCCGCGGCGCACCCGCCCAGATAGATATCAGCGAAGAAGACCACTGGGCTGCGATGGAGCCTGTCGATCGAGCGATCGTCTTCGGCTTCCACTCCAGCCATCTCGGCCTCGTCGTGCCCAACGACCGGGTGAAGGACTACGTTGCGCAGCATCCTGAGAAGCTGATCGGCTTCGCATGTCTCGACCCGCTTGAACCTGACTACCTCGACGAGATGAAGAAGGTCTTCCTTCGCGATGGTTTTCGCGGCCTTAAATTGGCGCCCATCTACCAGAACTTCCATCCGATGGACGAGCGTATGCTGCCTGTCTACACCTTCTGCGAGAAGCAAGCTATCCCTGTGCTTATCCATCAGGGCACCACCTTTCCGCGTCGAGCTCCGCTCAAGTACGCGCTGCCCATCCAGGTGGAAGACGTGGCGCTCGCCTATCCTGATCTCAAGATCGTCGTCGCGCACATGGGCCACCCCTGGGTCGAGGACGCGGTCGTTCTCATTCGCAAGCAGCCCAATGTCTACGCGGACATCTCGGCGCTCTACTACCGCCCGTGGCAGTACTACAACGCGCTTATGCTGGCGCAGGAATATGGCTGCGGTCATAAGCTCCTTATGGGTTCGGACTACCCCTTCACCACCCCTGCCGAGACCATCGCCTCCCTGCGCAACGTGAACCATATCATCGGCAACTCCGGCTTGCCACGCATCACCGAGAAGCTGACCGAGGGCATTATCGAACGCGACACCATCAAGCTGCTTGCGCTGGATTGA
- a CDS encoding family 10 glycosylhydrolase — protein MSDSLSRRRLLQLLPTAAAASALPIAAQTAPVQKMTQVPRAPRPSKEVRAIWIHPEQHTSPDEKTGKAQIKATVERYARANFTLLLPWTVSGYLAALDHPQYRKLHPTAEWDYLGYLIEEASKEGLDVDLWYSFTDYRDPASPEFDPAMGGSKDWMAKRLDEVVPNQTLMKLDAQRPDNVCPQHYQARAWMQAQLERTFARYPKLNGFHIEEPGYGTKGYCVCPLCRSVFEQLHGRKLTEVLDTQIAEDFRTLGNSAFVEEVRDQMAQRHAKMTLSANGGFDWRHDRIRGRDWGRWANSGWLRYFIPQVYQSDINIFREQLALTISDIGLSCPVYAGMALDSTSGKSTIQNIVQQINAARDLGAPGVSLFHGAAFTDDDLKVLRDVPFKKPV, from the coding sequence ATGAGTGATTCACTAAGCCGCCGCAGGCTCCTCCAGCTTCTTCCCACCGCAGCCGCGGCCTCTGCTCTGCCGATCGCCGCACAGACGGCTCCGGTCCAGAAGATGACCCAGGTTCCGCGCGCGCCCAGACCCTCGAAAGAGGTTCGCGCAATCTGGATCCATCCCGAGCAGCACACCTCGCCCGACGAGAAGACCGGAAAGGCGCAGATCAAGGCTACCGTCGAGCGCTACGCCCGCGCCAACTTCACGTTGCTTCTTCCCTGGACCGTGAGTGGCTACCTTGCAGCGCTGGATCACCCGCAGTATCGCAAGCTCCATCCCACCGCAGAGTGGGACTACCTCGGTTACCTCATCGAAGAAGCAAGCAAGGAAGGACTCGACGTCGATCTCTGGTACAGTTTCACCGATTACCGCGATCCCGCATCTCCTGAGTTCGACCCTGCCATGGGCGGCAGCAAAGACTGGATGGCCAAGCGCCTTGACGAGGTCGTTCCCAACCAGACTCTGATGAAGCTCGACGCGCAACGCCCCGACAACGTGTGTCCGCAGCACTACCAGGCACGAGCGTGGATGCAAGCCCAGCTTGAGCGTACGTTCGCCCGCTACCCAAAGCTTAATGGCTTCCACATCGAGGAGCCCGGATACGGCACGAAGGGGTACTGTGTCTGCCCTCTCTGCCGCTCGGTCTTTGAGCAGCTTCACGGCCGCAAACTCACCGAAGTGCTCGATACCCAGATCGCTGAAGACTTCCGAACCCTCGGCAACAGCGCCTTCGTCGAAGAGGTTCGCGATCAGATGGCGCAAAGGCATGCGAAGATGACGCTCTCCGCCAACGGCGGCTTCGACTGGCGTCACGATCGCATCCGTGGCCGCGACTGGGGCCGCTGGGCAAACTCCGGATGGCTCCGCTACTTCATCCCCCAGGTCTACCAATCCGACATCAACATCTTCCGAGAGCAGCTTGCTCTGACTATCTCGGACATCGGACTCTCTTGTCCCGTCTACGCCGGTATGGCGCTCGACTCGACCTCCGGCAAAAGCACCATCCAAAATATCGTGCAGCAAATCAACGCGGCACGCGATCTCGGCGCACCCGGCGTCTCGCTTTTTCACGGCGCGGCGTTCACCGACGATGACCTCAAAGTTCTAAGAGATGTCCCATTCAAGAAGCCGGTCTAG
- a CDS encoding family 20 glycosylhydrolase: MLKRWMLRGGLFAGFAGVACAQHAALLPRVQQVRYGTGVLPLCELAAPPSGADAIVLDELRAMILSRCPEHGVKPIALSIERAGEDLPGTDDAALKDSREVYSISVRADGVTLNAKTSAGLFYAVQTLRQMVEGSSLPLADLVDVPSMPYRGFMMDMSHGAVLTVAEVEKQIDVLAAFKANQYFFYVETDLDLDGYPLLHKDSNWTKDDIRTIVAYARERYIDVVPCVELYGHLHDLFRLERYSDLAALEHGGEANPADARVQKILEDWLRQYAALFPSRWLHLGFDEPFELERAGSKAAGGVAPDVLWLQHLQTLAKLTASLGKRPLFWADIDEGAYIFNKYPMLAAGLPKGAIAVPWFYDARADYSKLLDLFATNHVPILVATGISDWDSIVPDFESSFINIDGFLAVGRKAGAMGMMNTEWSDSALALHREALPAVAYGAVAAWQAEPVDRTHFFAEYARVRYAPTAAAKAADALAEIEKAQALLRDALGSETSFRMFDDPFQPLVMRRILVHAKELRDARLAAESAEENLITAGNSDEVESLLLAAKMLDFAGMKFLYATEIAANFHALPAKPTSSDISYLLKRETSSRNHSRVGDLIDISGELEELSTREWGKQYKPYRLATAQARWRAEQEFWRHFQASVWTVTRSFKEGNARPTLNDVLAVR, encoded by the coding sequence ATGCTGAAGCGATGGATGCTGCGGGGTGGGCTGTTTGCGGGGTTTGCGGGGGTTGCCTGTGCGCAGCATGCTGCGTTGCTGCCGCGTGTGCAACAGGTACGTTATGGCACGGGAGTTTTGCCGCTGTGTGAGCTGGCTGCGCCTCCTTCTGGCGCGGACGCGATTGTGTTGGATGAACTGCGAGCGATGATACTGTCGCGGTGCCCGGAGCATGGTGTGAAGCCAATTGCCCTGAGTATTGAGAGAGCCGGCGAAGATCTACCCGGGACCGATGATGCCGCGCTGAAGGACTCGCGCGAGGTTTACAGCATCTCCGTGCGGGCCGATGGAGTGACTCTGAATGCAAAGACCTCCGCGGGTTTGTTCTATGCGGTGCAGACTCTGCGGCAGATGGTGGAGGGGAGTTCGCTCCCCTTAGCGGACCTGGTAGATGTGCCTTCGATGCCGTATCGCGGATTCATGATGGACATGAGTCATGGTGCGGTGTTGACCGTTGCCGAGGTCGAGAAGCAGATCGACGTGCTGGCTGCGTTCAAGGCCAACCAGTACTTCTTCTATGTGGAGACGGACCTCGATCTCGACGGCTATCCTCTGCTGCATAAGGACTCGAACTGGACCAAGGATGACATCCGCACGATCGTGGCCTACGCGCGGGAGAGGTACATCGATGTAGTGCCCTGCGTAGAGCTGTATGGCCATCTGCACGACCTATTTCGGCTGGAACGTTATAGCGATCTTGCCGCGCTGGAGCATGGTGGTGAGGCAAATCCGGCGGATGCGCGAGTGCAAAAGATCCTTGAGGACTGGCTGCGACAGTATGCGGCTTTGTTTCCAAGCAGGTGGCTGCATCTCGGGTTCGACGAGCCATTCGAGTTGGAGCGGGCGGGAAGCAAGGCCGCAGGCGGTGTTGCTCCGGACGTGTTGTGGCTGCAGCATCTGCAGACCCTCGCCAAGTTGACGGCGTCGTTGGGGAAGAGGCCATTGTTCTGGGCGGATATTGACGAAGGAGCGTACATCTTCAACAAATACCCGATGCTTGCGGCGGGGCTGCCGAAGGGCGCGATCGCAGTGCCATGGTTCTATGACGCGAGGGCCGACTACAGCAAGCTGCTGGATCTCTTTGCAACGAATCATGTACCGATCCTAGTGGCGACAGGGATCTCTGACTGGGATAGCATTGTGCCTGACTTCGAGAGCAGCTTCATCAACATCGATGGCTTTCTGGCTGTCGGCCGTAAGGCGGGTGCGATGGGAATGATGAACACGGAGTGGTCGGACTCGGCGCTTGCGCTGCATCGCGAGGCTCTCCCTGCGGTGGCGTACGGAGCGGTGGCGGCATGGCAGGCGGAGCCAGTGGATCGGACGCACTTCTTCGCCGAATATGCACGGGTGCGCTATGCTCCGACGGCGGCTGCGAAGGCTGCGGATGCGCTTGCTGAAATCGAGAAGGCGCAGGCTCTGTTGCGGGATGCGCTTGGATCGGAGACGAGCTTTCGGATGTTCGATGACCCATTTCAACCGTTGGTGATGCGGCGGATCTTGGTACACGCGAAGGAGCTTCGCGACGCTCGTCTGGCTGCGGAGTCGGCTGAGGAAAATCTAATCACGGCGGGGAACTCCGATGAGGTGGAGAGTCTTCTGCTGGCGGCGAAGATGCTGGACTTCGCGGGGATGAAGTTTCTATACGCTACGGAGATCGCGGCGAACTTCCATGCGCTGCCCGCGAAGCCGACATCCTCCGACATTAGCTACTTGCTGAAGCGGGAGACAAGCTCGCGAAACCATAGCCGAGTTGGTGATCTGATAGATATTTCCGGGGAGCTGGAGGAGCTGTCCACACGCGAGTGGGGCAAGCAGTACAAGCCGTATCGGCTGGCCACGGCACAGGCTAGGTGGAGGGCGGAGCAGGAGTTCTGGAGGCACTTCCAGGCGAGCGTCTGGACGGTGACGCGCAGCTTCAAGGAAGGAAATGCACGGCCAACGCTGAACGACGTGCTGGCCGTGCGATAG
- a CDS encoding TonB-dependent receptor yields MKRLSLAYLLLLSLCFVPGTLLAQSVTGALVGLVTDPSGAAVGNAKVSVRNVGTNQMVEGFTTKDGTYSVPNLQPADYDVTIAAPGFATADIAHVHLLVSASIRNDVKLTLGSAESKVEVSASPTSITTDDSTIGDVLEGTAVARLPLNGRTIDRALVFVAGNTNDNADNPQISGGLHWNGAMYNVDGVPVNDISNGAAAYSYDSNLTTLPSTEIVQEIKVTSSVAKAEFEGGSAISMTTKSGSNKFHGEAYYFNRNRFGAARDYFAYAGTVVKPGLNRNEFGGFVSGPIWKDKTFFLFAVDTLIQRNGKPNFFTVPTDAERTGDFSGTTKQLWNSSTGTIIPGNKITVIDSRAAAILAYIPHANVASSGASASGGPTNNLLQTVNNKYDDFKYTGKLDHNLNRLNALTAEGYYAYGNPYFSRNGTPAQYGNYQNAGYITVEGMLRDVSVFSPRMLNEIHYSYFSHRNIRLGQNASFDPTSLFPGLYGPFRIGGLSTVNMTNYTAVGDTGGAGHNPETTQSIADNFTLVRGRHTMKFGASVNFNNVIIKSGTTSSSLGTFGFTGKYTSSAPGTATSSPTYNATGDAFADFLLGDPASTVRATPQIAINQTYKNYEFYGQDDWAVTQRLTLNLGLRYEVQTTPNEKNGDFSNFDFDTGKLVIRSSGGVISKDANATVLALYPGTYTTSEANGWGSSVTLTDKTNYGPRVGFAYRLTADAKSVLRGGYGIYYGLIPPGIGPIRISQLNFPFLLTQSYTSTSAYAPTLTLANPFPGTGTVAANPTIYASQRDGKNARIQQWNLTVEQALPAAAGFRVSYVGNKTTHAPYYVFDENFPTAQRPLTSLQAGRRFQPWASILTNITEGYAFTNQMQVELTKRTGNGLYLQTSYTWNSGLDDVPISGTTQNPYNPGGDKGNSDGTHKNNFFLQATYDLPFHRHGFGERVVNGWSLASLTQLRSGTPFSPSFTIPSTTTNASGGVPVGTSTVGWYATRPNKVTGANPYDLHSQHGRYFDAAAFTAPDNFTFGNAGRNSLIGPPEVGFDLSLEKKTAVSEGVQFLLRLDAFNALNHPNFGTPSANISNTSTAGLITSTNSNQPNRSLQLGGKLVF; encoded by the coding sequence ATGAAACGACTCTCTCTCGCATACCTTCTTCTCCTCAGCTTGTGTTTCGTCCCCGGAACTCTTCTGGCGCAGTCGGTCACGGGTGCCCTGGTGGGCCTTGTCACCGATCCAAGCGGCGCGGCGGTAGGCAATGCGAAAGTGAGCGTGCGGAACGTGGGAACCAACCAGATGGTGGAGGGCTTCACGACCAAGGACGGTACCTACAGCGTGCCGAACCTTCAACCGGCAGACTACGACGTCACGATAGCGGCTCCTGGCTTTGCCACGGCCGATATCGCGCATGTGCATCTTCTGGTGTCCGCGTCTATTCGTAACGATGTAAAACTTACGCTGGGTTCGGCGGAGAGCAAGGTAGAAGTCTCCGCTTCGCCGACGTCGATCACAACCGATGATTCTACGATCGGCGATGTGCTGGAAGGAACGGCTGTCGCGCGTCTGCCTCTGAACGGCCGCACCATCGACCGTGCTCTCGTCTTTGTTGCCGGCAACACGAACGATAACGCCGATAATCCGCAGATCTCCGGCGGTTTGCACTGGAACGGTGCGATGTATAACGTCGACGGCGTTCCGGTGAACGATATCTCGAATGGCGCCGCGGCCTACTCCTATGACTCCAACCTGACCACACTGCCATCGACCGAGATCGTCCAGGAGATCAAGGTAACGAGCAGCGTTGCGAAGGCCGAGTTCGAGGGCGGATCGGCTATCTCGATGACCACCAAATCCGGCTCCAACAAGTTCCACGGCGAGGCCTATTACTTCAACCGCAATCGCTTCGGCGCCGCGCGTGATTACTTTGCTTACGCGGGTACTGTGGTAAAGCCGGGCCTGAACCGCAACGAGTTTGGCGGCTTTGTCAGCGGCCCGATCTGGAAGGACAAGACCTTCTTCTTGTTCGCAGTGGATACGCTGATTCAGCGCAATGGCAAACCGAACTTCTTCACGGTTCCGACGGATGCGGAGCGCACCGGTGACTTCTCCGGCACGACCAAGCAGCTCTGGAACTCATCCACGGGCACGATCATCCCGGGCAATAAGATCACGGTGATTGACTCGCGTGCCGCAGCCATCCTTGCCTATATTCCACATGCCAATGTCGCGTCGAGCGGAGCATCTGCCTCCGGCGGCCCAACCAACAATCTCCTCCAGACCGTGAATAACAAATATGACGACTTCAAATACACCGGCAAGCTGGATCACAATCTGAATCGGCTGAACGCGCTGACAGCAGAAGGCTACTACGCCTACGGCAATCCGTACTTCTCACGCAACGGGACGCCGGCACAGTATGGCAACTATCAGAATGCCGGTTACATCACGGTCGAAGGCATGCTCCGCGATGTGTCTGTCTTCTCGCCACGCATGCTGAACGAGATTCACTACTCTTATTTCTCGCACCGCAACATTCGCCTAGGTCAGAATGCATCGTTCGATCCCACCTCGTTGTTCCCTGGCCTCTACGGTCCGTTCCGGATCGGCGGTCTGTCCACCGTTAATATGACGAACTACACCGCCGTTGGCGACACGGGCGGCGCTGGCCACAATCCCGAGACCACGCAGTCGATCGCCGATAACTTCACGCTGGTGCGCGGCAGGCACACCATGAAGTTCGGTGCCTCCGTCAACTTCAACAACGTCATCATCAAGTCCGGTACCACATCCAGCTCGCTGGGGACCTTTGGCTTCACGGGCAAGTACACCTCCAGCGCTCCGGGAACGGCTACCAGTAGCCCCACATACAATGCGACGGGCGACGCGTTTGCTGATTTCCTGCTGGGTGATCCAGCCTCGACGGTACGCGCCACCCCGCAGATCGCCATCAATCAGACCTATAAGAACTACGAGTTCTACGGACAGGACGACTGGGCGGTCACGCAACGCCTGACCTTGAACTTAGGCCTGCGTTATGAGGTGCAGACGACACCGAACGAGAAGAACGGCGACTTCAGCAACTTTGACTTCGACACCGGCAAGCTGGTCATCCGTAGCTCAGGCGGCGTCATCTCGAAGGACGCCAATGCAACCGTGCTGGCGCTCTATCCCGGGACCTACACCACCTCCGAAGCAAACGGCTGGGGCAGCAGCGTCACCTTGACGGACAAGACCAATTATGGTCCGCGCGTCGGATTTGCCTACCGTCTCACCGCGGATGCAAAGAGCGTGTTGCGGGGTGGTTATGGCATCTACTACGGCTTGATCCCTCCGGGTATCGGACCGATCCGAATCTCGCAGCTCAACTTCCCGTTTCTGCTCACGCAAAGCTACACGAGCACGTCAGCCTACGCCCCCACGCTGACACTAGCCAACCCGTTCCCGGGTACCGGCACGGTGGCCGCCAATCCCACCATCTACGCGTCGCAGCGTGACGGAAAGAATGCCCGCATCCAGCAGTGGAACCTGACGGTGGAACAGGCGCTGCCCGCAGCAGCTGGTTTCCGCGTCTCCTACGTTGGCAATAAAACCACGCATGCCCCGTATTACGTCTTCGACGAGAACTTCCCCACAGCGCAGCGTCCTCTTACTTCGCTGCAGGCTGGGCGTCGCTTCCAGCCGTGGGCAAGTATACTCACCAACATCACGGAAGGTTATGCCTTCACCAACCAGATGCAGGTGGAACTAACCAAGCGCACCGGCAACGGACTCTATCTCCAGACCAGCTATACCTGGAACAGCGGATTGGACGATGTGCCAATCAGCGGTACCACTCAGAATCCTTACAACCCAGGTGGCGACAAAGGGAACTCGGATGGTACTCACAAAAACAACTTTTTCTTGCAGGCAACCTACGATCTGCCCTTCCACCGCCATGGCTTTGGAGAGCGCGTCGTCAACGGATGGTCCCTTGCCAGCCTGACGCAGCTTCGCTCGGGCACACCATTCTCGCCCAGCTTCACCATTCCCAGCACCACAACCAACGCGAGCGGAGGAGTTCCAGTTGGAACCTCGACCGTCGGCTGGTATGCCACGCGCCCGAACAAGGTTACCGGCGCGAACCCATACGATTTGCACAGCCAGCATGGAAGGTACTTTGACGCGGCCGCCTTTACCGCACCGGATAACTTCACCTTTGGCAATGCCGGTCGCAACAGCCTGATTGGTCCCCCTGAGGTCGGCTTCGATCTGAGCCTGGAGAAGAAAACAGCAGTCTCTGAGGGGGTGCAGTTCCTGCTCCGCCTGGATGCCTTCAACGCGCTCAATCATCCGAACTTTGGAACCCCTTCAGCAAACATCTCCAACACAAGCACGGCTGGGTTGATTACCTCGACCAATAGCAACCAGCCCAACCGCTCGCTGCAGCTCGGCGGCAAGCTGGTCTTCTAA
- a CDS encoding aspartate aminotransferase family protein, with product MTLYPKSQAILSENSRFIPGGVVSTNRAVDPPIVFRRAEGAWMWDVDGNRYLDYHAAFGPYVLGHNDRHVNAAVLRVIEEGRSLFGSGTTELEGELGRLICDVVPFLDSIQVLNTGSEATYQALRLARAATGRDHIIKPQGGYHGWHNDVACNLMTPLSTLGPRRNADEYPFLPISGGIPAGHSELVHAVNFNDLESVEAMCRKYPIAAFITEPILQNVGLIHPQPGYLEGLRALADKYGFVLIFDEVKTGFRHALGGFSSLAKVTPDLVVYGKAIANGYPLAVIAGKKYLMDLFVSPDASNRVLLAGTYNGHPVPTAAAIATIKRLAENNAAIYTHFETLGARMQTGLEKILKETGNRAVVARQGSAFCTYFMDHLPLDWHDLISNNDPEQDNHLRRDLLDRSIYFFQLPMKQCSLSAAHTEADVDFTLEGVQSVLSAKLQTNGKQGSLHG from the coding sequence ATGACTCTTTATCCGAAGTCGCAAGCGATCCTATCCGAGAACTCCCGCTTTATCCCTGGTGGTGTCGTCTCCACCAACCGCGCCGTCGATCCACCCATCGTCTTCCGTAGGGCTGAAGGCGCATGGATGTGGGACGTAGACGGCAACCGTTACCTCGACTATCACGCCGCCTTCGGTCCATATGTTCTCGGCCATAACGACCGCCATGTCAACGCCGCCGTCCTTCGCGTCATCGAAGAAGGCCGCAGCCTCTTCGGCTCCGGCACCACGGAGCTTGAAGGCGAGCTCGGCCGCCTCATCTGCGACGTCGTTCCCTTCCTCGACAGCATCCAGGTTTTGAACACCGGCAGCGAGGCCACCTACCAGGCCCTTCGCCTCGCCCGCGCCGCCACCGGCCGCGATCACATCATCAAGCCCCAAGGGGGATACCACGGCTGGCACAATGACGTCGCCTGCAACCTGATGACTCCCCTCTCCACCCTCGGTCCCCGCCGCAACGCAGACGAGTACCCCTTCCTTCCTATTAGCGGCGGCATCCCCGCCGGACATAGCGAGCTCGTACACGCCGTCAACTTCAACGACCTTGAATCTGTCGAAGCTATGTGCCGCAAGTACCCTATCGCGGCCTTCATCACCGAGCCCATTCTCCAGAACGTCGGCCTTATCCACCCGCAGCCCGGCTACCTCGAAGGTCTCCGCGCCCTAGCCGACAAGTACGGCTTCGTCCTCATCTTCGACGAGGTGAAAACCGGCTTCCGCCACGCATTGGGCGGCTTTTCCAGTCTGGCGAAGGTGACACCGGACCTCGTCGTCTACGGCAAGGCCATCGCCAACGGATACCCCCTCGCCGTCATTGCCGGCAAGAAATATCTTATGGACCTTTTCGTCAGCCCCGACGCGTCGAATCGCGTTCTTCTGGCCGGTACTTACAACGGACACCCGGTCCCTACCGCCGCCGCCATCGCCACCATCAAGCGTCTCGCCGAGAACAACGCAGCCATCTACACCCACTTCGAAACCCTGGGCGCACGCATGCAGACCGGTCTTGAAAAGATTTTGAAGGAGACCGGCAACAGGGCCGTTGTGGCCCGCCAGGGTTCGGCATTCTGCACCTACTTCATGGATCATCTCCCGCTTGATTGGCACGACCTCATCTCCAACAACGACCCCGAACAGGACAACCATCTTCGCCGCGATCTCCTGGATCGCAGCATCTACTTCTTCCAACTCCCCATGAAGCAGTGCTCGCTATCCGCAGCCCACACTGAGGCCGACGTCGACTTCACTCTCGAAGGCGTTCAAAGCGTCCTCTCCGCGAAGCTGCAAACTAACGGCAAGCAAGGTAGCTTACACGGGTGA